Part of the Solwaraspora sp. WMMA2065 genome is shown below.
CCTGGACTACACCGACTACTACGAGGTGCTGCCGAGCAACGCGTTGGAGCGGGCGCTGTTCCTGGAGGCCGACCGGATGCGTGGTCCGCAGTTGACCGAGGAGAACCTGCGCAACCAGGTCGACGTGGTCAAGGAGGAGATCCGGGTCAACGTGCTCAACCGGCCGTACGGTGGGTTTCCCTGGCTGCGGCTGCCGCCCGTGCTGTTCGACACCTTCCCCAACGCGCACGACGGCTACGGTTCCTTCGAGGATCTGGACAGCGCCACCGTCGGTGAGGCCGCCGAGTTCTTCACCCGCTACTACGCCAGCGGCAACGCGGTGCTCGCCGTCGCCGGGGACTTCGATGTCACCGCCGCGACCGGGCTGATCGAGCGGCACTTCGGAGACGTGCCGGCCCGGCCGGCGCCGGCCCGGCCCAGCTTTGCCGAGCCGGACCTGACCACCGAGCGGCGTACCGCGTACCCCGATCCGCTGGCTCCGCTGCCGGCGGTGGCCGCCGCCTGGCGGGTGCCGGACCCGGTCGACGACCTGGCCGGCTACCTGCCGTACGTGGTGCTCGCCGAGGTGCTCACCGACGGTGACGCGGCCCGGCTGGTGGAGCGACTGGTGCGTGGCGACCGTACGGTGACCAGCCTCGGCGGCTACTTGTCGTTCGAGGGGGAGCCGTTCGACGTACGGGACCCGTCGGCGTTGGTCCTGCAGGCGCATCTGCCGCCCGGCGGCGACGTCGACAAGGTGCTCGGCGCGGTCGACGAGGAGCTCGACCGGCTGGCCGTCGACGGCTTCGCCCGGGGCGAACTGGCCCGGGTGCAGGCCCGGATGGCCACCCACCTGCTGCGCGACACCGACGCGGTGCTCGGCCGAGGGCTGCGGATGGCGGTGCTGGAGCAGCAGCGGGGCACCCCCGAGCTGCTCAACGAGTTGCCGCGGATGCTCGGCACGGTCACCGAGACACAGGTCCGTGCGGCCGCCGCCACCCTGCGCCCGCACCGGCGCGCCACGATCGAGGTCGTCCCCGGAGGAGCCCAGTGACCGCCGCCCCCACCCGGAGGCCGTTGCCGCCGCTCGGACCGACCCGTCGACCGCCGTTGCCCAAGGTTGCCGAGCGGACGCTGGACAACGGGCTACGGGTGATCGCCATCCGCCGGCCGTCGGTGCCGCTGGTGGAGATCCGGCTCCGGGTGCCGTTCGCGCGGGCCCCGCTGGCCAGGGCGACGGTGCTGTCGCAGACCCTGTTCTCCGGCACCGTCGACCGGTCCGGCGTGGAGCTGGCCGCCGAGTTGCAGGCGGTCGGCGGTGGCCTGTCCGCCGGGGTGGACGCCGACCGGCTGCTGGTCGCCGGCGCCGGGCTGGTCACCGGGCTGCGGCGGATGCTCGAACTGCTCGGCGAGGTGCTGACCGGGGCGACGTACCCGGCTGGCGAGGTGGCGATCGAGCGGGCCCGGCTGGCCGACCGGATCCAGGTGGCGCTGAGCCAGCCGGCGCACCTGGCCCGCGCCGCGCTGTCCCGGCGGATGTTCGGCCGTCACCCGTACGCCGAGTCGGTTCCCGGGGTGGACCAGGTCCGCGCCGTCCGGCCGGCCGGGCTGCGCGCTCTGCACGCCGACCGGGTCCGGCCGACCGGGGCGCACCTGGTGCTGGTCGGCGACGTGTCACCTGCCCGGGCGTTGGACACCGCGGAGCGGGTGCTCGGCGACTGGCCGGCCGGCGGCCGGCAGTTGACGCTGCCGATGGCGCCCGCGCCGCGCCCGGCCCCGCTGCTGCTGGTCGACCGGCCCGGCTCGGTGCAGTCGTCGATGCGGATCGCGTTGCCAGCGGTGGACCGGCGGCACCCGGACCACGCCGCCCTGCAGCTGGCCAACATGGTGTTCGGCGGCTACTTCTCGTCCCGCTGGGTGGAGAACATCCGCGAGGACAAGGGCTACAGCTACGGCCCGTACTCGATGGTTGAACATTCGGTGGCCGGATCGGTGCTGCTGCTCGCCGCCGACGTGGCGACCGAGGTGACCGCGCCCGCGTTGCTGGAGACCCTGCACGAGCTCGGCCGGCTCGCGGTGCTGCCGCCCGACGACGACGAGCTCGAACAGGCCCGGCAGTACGCGGTCGGCAGCCTGCAGCTGGGCATGTCGACGCAGGCCGGGTTGGCCGGGGTGGCCAGCACCTACGCCGGGTTCGGCCTGCCGTTGGATTTTCTCGCCGAGCACACCGCGCGGCTCGCCTCGGCGACCCGTGACGAGGTGGCGGCCGCCGCGACCCGCTATCTGGCACCGGCGCTGGCGATGGGGGTGGTGCTCGGCGACGTCGCGCGGATCGCCGGTCCGGTCGCCGCGTTGACCGAGGTCGAAACGTCCGACGCGTCGGTCACCGGCGTAGTCGGGCCTGGTGCGGCAGCGCCCGATGTCGCCGGGTGACACCTCCGTCGGGCCGACCGCCGGTACGCAGCCGACCGTCGGTACACAACCGTCGCTGGCCCGCGCCGCGATGGACCGGGCAGCGCCGTACCGCCGGGATCCGCAGTGGTTGGCGCGGGCCTGGCCACGTTCGCTGGTGCTGGTGGTGGACGGCGCGGCCGGTGGCCGGGCGCTGGTGCGCGACGGCGCCGACGGGACCACCCTGGTGCTGGTGCGCCCGGACCAGGCACCGGCCGTCGAGGTCACCGACCGCATTTTCATCGGTACGGTCGACGACGGCACCCCGGTCTTCGCGGTTGACGCGGCACTACCGTCGTCCGTACCGCCGTCGTCCGTACTGTCCTCGTCCGTGGCGGTGCCGTCCGTGGCTGACCCGGGCCTGCGGTCGGTGACTGTCCGGGAGGTCGGCCATCTGCTGCCGGACCGCGACGCCGGGCTGTTCACCACCGCTGCGGCGATGGTCAGCTGGCACGCCCGGCACCGCTACTCGGCGTCGTCGGGGCTGCCGACCCGGGCAACCGATGGTGGCTGGTCACGCGTCGACGACACCGGTACGCGGAGCTGGCCACGGACCGATCCGGCGGTGATCGTGCTGTTGACCGACGGCGGTCCCGGCCCGGACGGGAGGTGTCTGCTGGCCAACCACCACGCCCGGCGCGGCGACGGGCCCGACCGGCTCTACTCCTGCCTGGCCGGGTTCGTGGAGCCCGGCGAGTCGGCCGAGTCGGCGGTCGCCCGTGAGGTGGCCGAGGAGGTGGGTCTGACGCTGACTGCGATGCGGTACGTCGGCAGCCAGTCCTGGCCGTTCCCGGGCACCCTGATGCTGGGCTACCTCGGCCGGGTCGACCCGGAGCAGCCGCTGCGGCCGGACCCGGAGGAGATCATCCGGGCGCGCTGGTTCACCCGGGCCGAGGTGGCCGCCGGGCTGGCGGGTGAGCGGCTCGACTCCGGCGACGGGTACCCGGTCCGGTTCGCGCCGCCGGCGTCGATCGCGGCGTTCCTGATCCGCAGCTGGGTGGCGGAGACCGCGCCGGACCCCGGCCGGTGACCGCCGTGCCGGACTCCGCCGTGCCGGACCTCGCCGGGTGGGTGCCGGTCCGTGGGTGCCGGTCCGGTGGGTGCCGGTCAGCGGATGGGCGGGACCGGCACTACCTTCACCCGTTGCCGGCCGGAGCGGACCGGCCCGACGGTGGACAGTGCGCGGGCCAGGTGCATGGCCGCTTCGAGGTTCTCCGCACAGACCGTCTGCCGGCGCGGCTCGGGTGTGGTCCGCTCGTCGCGAATGCGCTGGCCGGTGCGGACCGCGGTGATGAGTTCGTCGTGTGCCACCGCGCGGATCTCCGTGCGGACGATCAGGTATCGCATGAACGACTCCGAGCAACCGGTGACCTGGGTGGTGGGACGGCCGATGGCTCAGGTCGGACAGGCTCCTGCTGGAAATTCCATCGGTTGTCTCCGCAGGAGGAGAACCCGCTGCGGTGGCCGGTCAAACCTGACGAACGGATCGATCCTGATGTCCGTTCGGTCGAGCCGGGTCGGGGTGGCGTCGGCCACCCGGCTCGACCTGCCCTGCGGTGCCGGCGGTCAGATCAGGTCGAACTCGCCATCCTTGGCGCTGTCGATGAAGTCACGCCAGGTGGTGCGGTCGAACGACAGCACCGGCCCGCTGCGGTCCTTGCTGTCGCGCATCAGCACCGGTGCGCGGTGACCCGCCATCGCCCCGACCTCGACGCAGTTGGTGCTCTGGCTGCGGCTGCTCTTGCGCCAGGCGGGCGGGGTCGGACCGGGGACGCGCACGCTGGACTGATCTGCTGGGTTCATTCCTGCTCCTTGCTGGTCAAACGGACCGGGCGGGCGGACCGTCGGTCAGTCCGGGATCGCCTGGCCGGTCCGGCGCGTGGTCCGCTCGTGCGGTCCACGCTGGATCGGCGGCCCGGCCGGTCGGCCGGGGCCTGCCCCGCCCGCGGCGGGCGGGGACAGCGGGGCAGGGGTGGTGGGGGAGGAGGGGGCGGTGCCGTCGGGTACGGAGTCGAGCTCGGTGGCGCCGGCGGCGACGTGCCGGGCCACGGCGTCGCTGAGCCAGTCGATCGACTCCTGCGGGCTGCGGGCGGCCTCGCAGAGCCAGTCGAAGACCTGGCCGTACCGTTCGAGCACCGGCACGTCGTTGACGATCATGTCGGCGGCGAGCGTCTCGACCGCCACCGCGCTCAGGTCCTCCGGGTCGGCGAAGTGGTAGATCGAGAACGCGGTCTCCGACAGGTACCAGGAGGCCACGGTGGCGTTCGGTGGCAGCACCCGCAGGGTGACGTTGGGCAGCTGCGCCATGGTGAGCAGATGTTTCAGCTGCGCCACCATCACGTCGGGCGGGCCGCAGCGCAGGCTGACCGCCGCCTCCTCCAGCACTGCGGTGTACTTCGGCGCCCCGTTCTCGCGCAGCAGCATCGACTGCCGGGACTGCCGGGCCGCGACCTCGGTGTCCGGGTCGTCGGCGTTGCGCTTCTGGCCGGCGGTCCGGTGGTTGGTCGCCTTCTGCAGGATCGTCCGGCGTCCGGTGGCCCGCTCGTCGACCATCTCCACCAGCGGGCGCGCCGAGAGGATGCGCACCTTCGCGTAGGCGGAGGTCTGCAGCAGGCCCGGGATGATCACCGCGCCGTACTCCTGGATCTCGGTGCAACCAGCCTCCAGCTCGGCGTACGCCCGTTGGAGGCTGGTCATCACCGCGTACGAGCTGAGAAAGGCTCGGGTGTTGCCGGCGTCGCGAGCGATGCCGACCAGATCATCGCGTTCGGAGCCGGTCACGCCGTACAGGTCGAGCAGGTCCATCACGTCGCCGACCCCCGGCCGACTGCGCCCGTTCTCGAGCCGGGAGAGCTTGGACGCGGACGCCCACTTCACTCTTTCGATCACCTGCTCACCGGTCAGTCCGGCGTGTTCCCGCAGCCGCCTCAGCTCGCTGCCGAGGCGGCGACGACGCAGGTTCGGGCTCGGTATGGGCTGCTCGGGCTCCTCGGGCTGCACCGGAAACCACCCCCGATCCGTTTGGTGACCGCCAATGTCGCGGCGATGTGGGTCACGGCCCGAAACAGTATGGCCCGATTGCTGCCTCGGTGGGGTCCTCTGGTGGGCGTGTTAGCCAAATGCGATGTTGTGCACGGCGGCGGACGGACCGTGAGTGCGACTCAGCTCGCCGCGAGGTCGCTGAGCCGCTGCCGAACCTGAACGATACTCGGGTTCGTCAATGCCGAACCGTCCGGGAAACGGACCGTCGGTACCGTCTGATTGCCGCCGTTGACCCCCATCACGTACGCGGCCGCCTCGGCGTCCTGCTCGATGTCAACCACCTCGTAGGGAATCCGCTCCCGGTCGAACTGCGACTTGAGCCGGTGACAGTAGCCGCACCAACTGGTCGAATACATGGTCAACATCTGCAGGTCCTCCGCGGTCGTCGGGCCACGGCGGGCACTCGCCCGCCGGGTCGCCGGCCCCGGGCGGTGCCGGGGCGCAGTAGTTCCGGCCCGGGCGGCACCCGGGCTAGCCGGTGCAACGTCGCGCGAGGCTGCGATGATTCCTACCCGTGGCGGCCGACATCAACTCAGACCCAGGACCAGGCCGAGTGCTGAGCGGGCTGGACCCGGAGCAGCGTACGGCGGTGACCGCTCCGCCGGTGCCGGTCTGCATCCTGGCCGGTGCCGGCACCGGGAAGACCCGGGCGATCACCAGCCGGATCGCCTACCGGGTGCTCTCCGGCGAGATCGCCGCCCGGCACGTACTGGCGGTCACCTTCACCGCGCGGGCCGCTGCCGAGATGCGGGCCCGCCTCGGCGCGCTGCACGTGGGCGGGGTGCAGGCGCGGACGTTCCACGCCGCGGCGCTGCGCCAGGTCCGCTACTTCGCGCCCCGGCTGCTCGGCGGCCGGGAGATGCCGGAGCTGCTGGACAGCAAGGTCCGGCTGGTCACCCTCGCCGCTGGTCGGGTCGGGGTGCGCACCGACCGGGCCGCCGCCCGGGACCTGGCCGGTGAGATCGAGTGGGCGAAGTCGGCGATGGTGGAGCCGTCCGAGTACGCCGTCGCGGCGGCGAAGGCGCTGCGGGAGACTCCGCACGAGCCGGCCAAGGTGGCCGAGGTGTACGCCGGGTACGAGCAGATCAAGCGCGGCAACGGCGTGATCGACTTCGAGGACGTGCTGCGGGCGGCGATCTGGGGCATCGAGGAGCACCCGGACGTCGCCGAGCAGGTCCGGGCCCAGTACCGGCACTTCGTGGTGGACGAGTACCAGGACGTCAACCCGTTGCAGCAACGGCTGCTCGACGCCTGGCTGGGGGAGCGGGACGACCTGACCGTGGTCGGCGACGCGAGCCAGACGATCTACTCGTTCACCGGCGCCACGTCGGCGTACCTGGTCGACTTCGCCCGTCGGCGCCGGGAGGCGGTGGTGGTGCGACTGGTCCGCGACTACCGGTCGACGCCGCAGGTGGTGGGCCTGGCCAACACGGTGATCAGGCAGGCCAAGGGCACCGAGGCCCGGCTGCGGCTGGAGCTGGTCGGCCAGCGCGAGCCCGGCCCGGAGCCGGACGTGCGGATCTTCACCGACGAGCCGGCCGAGGCGGCGGCGGTCGCGGCGCGCTGCGCCGAGCTGATCGCGGCGGGTACGCCGGCCGCCGAGATCGCCGTGCTGTTCCGGACCAACGCCCAGTCCGAGGCGTACGAGAAGGCCCTCGCCGAGGCGGCGGTGCCGTACGTGGTGCAGGGCGCGGAGCGGTTCTTCGAACGCGCCGAGATCCGGCAGGCGATGGTCGCGCTGCGCTCGGCGGTCCGGTCGACGCCCGGGGAGACCCCGTTGGTCGAGGCGGTCACCGCCGGGCTCGCCGCGGTGGGTTGGACCCCGGACCAGCCGCCGCCCGGCGGGGCGGCGCGGGAACGCTGGGAGGCGCTCGCTGCGTTGGTCCAGCTGGCCGAGGAGTTCGGCGCCCAACCGGTGCTGGTGCCGGTGGGGGAGGCGGCGGTCAGCGAACGCCCGGTCCCGCTCGCCGACTTCTGCGCCGAGCTGCAGCGGCGGGCGGCGGCGCAGCACGTGCCGACCGTCGCCGGAGTCACCCTCGCCTCCCTGCACTCGGCCAAGGGCCTGGAGTGGGACGCGGTCTTCCTGGTCGGGCTCGCCGACGGGACACTGCCCACTACGTACGCCCGCACGGCCGAGCAGCTGGAGGAGGAGCGCCGGCTGCTCTACGTCGGGGTGACCCGGGCCCGGCAGTGGCTGTGGCTGTCCTACGGTGCCGCCCGGTCGCCGGGCGGGCGGACCCGCCGGCCCTGCCGGTTCCTGCCGCAGCTGGACCGCTCGGGCGGTGGTGCCGGCGGTGCTCGGCGCGGCGGTCCGGGGGCGGGCCGCTCCGGCGAGCGCCGACGCGGCCAGCCGGTCTCCTGCCGGGTCTGTGGGACCACGTTGCTGGCCGGCGTCGACCGCAAGCTGGGCCGGTGCGCCACCTGTCCGTCGGATCTGGACGAGGATCTGCTGGACCGGCTGCGGGCGTGGCGGTCGCGGGTTTCCGGCGACCAGCGGGTGCCGGCGTACGTGGTGTTCACCGACGCGACCCTGCTGGCGATCGCCGAGCGGCGGCCCGGCAGCGACGCCGAGTTGCTGGCGATCGCCGGGATCGGCCCCCGCAAGCTGGGACTCTACGGTCCGTCGGTGCACGCTCTGGTGGGCGGTGTGGCCGTAGATGATCTTGACTGGCAAAAAAGTTCGGAATCCGACCCGGAAAATGGTTTGCCCCCGGCGTCGCAAGAGGCTTAGCCTCAGGTCACACCTCGCGAGCAGTGGGCGTTCTCGCTGCTCCGTCGGGGTGGAGGGTTTTCGTGACGAGTCCAGGCAGGAGGTGACGACGGTGCTGAGCTACGAGACTTCCACGCTGTCGACGCTGACCGCTGCCTGCGCTCCGACGGTCGGTGGCTATCTGGCCGCCGTCGCGCCCATCGGTCACTCGGCAGTGGCGCACCAGGACCAGATCCAGATCCAGGTCGAGCAGCACCGCACGGTCAACGGGTGGGCTGGCGTCGATCAGGGCTGGCTCCGGCTCCGGGGTGCGTCCGTAGTCGCGACGACCAATGGCACCAGCAGCTCCGAAGGCAGCGTTCGCACCACCATCCCGGCGGCCAAGAAGCCGTTCATGGATGCTGCCCGCGGTGTTCCCCCTCGAGGAAGGCCGGTCTGACACCAGACC
Proteins encoded:
- the nudC gene encoding NAD(+) diphosphatase, translated to MDRAAPYRRDPQWLARAWPRSLVLVVDGAAGGRALVRDGADGTTLVLVRPDQAPAVEVTDRIFIGTVDDGTPVFAVDAALPSSVPPSSVLSSSVAVPSVADPGLRSVTVREVGHLLPDRDAGLFTTAAAMVSWHARHRYSASSGLPTRATDGGWSRVDDTGTRSWPRTDPAVIVLLTDGGPGPDGRCLLANHHARRGDGPDRLYSCLAGFVEPGESAESAVAREVAEEVGLTLTAMRYVGSQSWPFPGTLMLGYLGRVDPEQPLRPDPEEIIRARWFTRAEVAAGLAGERLDSGDGYPVRFAPPASIAAFLIRSWVAETAPDPGR
- a CDS encoding mycoredoxin — encoded protein: MLTMYSTSWCGYCHRLKSQFDRERIPYEVVDIEQDAEAAAYVMGVNGGNQTVPTVRFPDGSALTNPSIVQVRQRLSDLAAS
- a CDS encoding pitrilysin family protein, giving the protein MTAAPTRRPLPPLGPTRRPPLPKVAERTLDNGLRVIAIRRPSVPLVEIRLRVPFARAPLARATVLSQTLFSGTVDRSGVELAAELQAVGGGLSAGVDADRLLVAGAGLVTGLRRMLELLGEVLTGATYPAGEVAIERARLADRIQVALSQPAHLARAALSRRMFGRHPYAESVPGVDQVRAVRPAGLRALHADRVRPTGAHLVLVGDVSPARALDTAERVLGDWPAGGRQLTLPMAPAPRPAPLLLVDRPGSVQSSMRIALPAVDRRHPDHAALQLANMVFGGYFSSRWVENIREDKGYSYGPYSMVEHSVAGSVLLLAADVATEVTAPALLETLHELGRLAVLPPDDDELEQARQYAVGSLQLGMSTQAGLAGVASTYAGFGLPLDFLAEHTARLASATRDEVAAAATRYLAPALAMGVVLGDVARIAGPVAALTEVETSDASVTGVVGPGAAAPDVAG
- a CDS encoding helix-turn-helix transcriptional regulator; protein product: MQPEEPEQPIPSPNLRRRRLGSELRRLREHAGLTGEQVIERVKWASASKLSRLENGRSRPGVGDVMDLLDLYGVTGSERDDLVGIARDAGNTRAFLSSYAVMTSLQRAYAELEAGCTEIQEYGAVIIPGLLQTSAYAKVRILSARPLVEMVDERATGRRTILQKATNHRTAGQKRNADDPDTEVAARQSRQSMLLRENGAPKYTAVLEEAAVSLRCGPPDVMVAQLKHLLTMAQLPNVTLRVLPPNATVASWYLSETAFSIYHFADPEDLSAVAVETLAADMIVNDVPVLERYGQVFDWLCEAARSPQESIDWLSDAVARHVAAGATELDSVPDGTAPSSPTTPAPLSPPAAGGAGPGRPAGPPIQRGPHERTTRRTGQAIPD
- a CDS encoding ATP-dependent DNA helicase UvrD2, with the protein product MNSDPGPGRVLSGLDPEQRTAVTAPPVPVCILAGAGTGKTRAITSRIAYRVLSGEIAARHVLAVTFTARAAAEMRARLGALHVGGVQARTFHAAALRQVRYFAPRLLGGREMPELLDSKVRLVTLAAGRVGVRTDRAAARDLAGEIEWAKSAMVEPSEYAVAAAKALRETPHEPAKVAEVYAGYEQIKRGNGVIDFEDVLRAAIWGIEEHPDVAEQVRAQYRHFVVDEYQDVNPLQQRLLDAWLGERDDLTVVGDASQTIYSFTGATSAYLVDFARRRREAVVVRLVRDYRSTPQVVGLANTVIRQAKGTEARLRLELVGQREPGPEPDVRIFTDEPAEAAAVAARCAELIAAGTPAAEIAVLFRTNAQSEAYEKALAEAAVPYVVQGAERFFERAEIRQAMVALRSAVRSTPGETPLVEAVTAGLAAVGWTPDQPPPGGAARERWEALAALVQLAEEFGAQPVLVPVGEAAVSERPVPLADFCAELQRRAAAQHVPTVAGVTLASLHSAKGLEWDAVFLVGLADGTLPTTYARTAEQLEEERRLLYVGVTRARQWLWLSYGAARSPGGRTRRPCRFLPQLDRSGGGAGGARRGGPGAGRSGERRRGQPVSCRVCGTTLLAGVDRKLGRCATCPSDLDEDLLDRLRAWRSRVSGDQRVPAYVVFTDATLLAIAERRPGSDAELLAIAGIGPRKLGLYGPSVHALVGGVAVDDLDWQKSSESDPENGLPPASQEA
- a CDS encoding pitrilysin family protein, with the protein product MARTVRIPATAYPVERFTLPNGLRVVLAPDRSAPVVGVAVVYDVGIRSEPPGRTGFAHLFEHLMFQGSANLEKLAHFRHVQGSGGTFNGSTHLDYTDYYEVLPSNALERALFLEADRMRGPQLTEENLRNQVDVVKEEIRVNVLNRPYGGFPWLRLPPVLFDTFPNAHDGYGSFEDLDSATVGEAAEFFTRYYASGNAVLAVAGDFDVTAATGLIERHFGDVPARPAPARPSFAEPDLTTERRTAYPDPLAPLPAVAAAWRVPDPVDDLAGYLPYVVLAEVLTDGDAARLVERLVRGDRTVTSLGGYLSFEGEPFDVRDPSALVLQAHLPPGGDVDKVLGAVDEELDRLAVDGFARGELARVQARMATHLLRDTDAVLGRGLRMAVLEQQRGTPELLNELPRMLGTVTETQVRAAAATLRPHRRATIEVVPGGAQ
- a CDS encoding DUF397 domain-containing protein — encoded protein: MNPADQSSVRVPGPTPPAWRKSSRSQSTNCVEVGAMAGHRAPVLMRDSKDRSGPVLSFDRTTWRDFIDSAKDGEFDLI